A genomic segment from uncultured Marinifilum sp. encodes:
- a CDS encoding outer membrane beta-barrel family protein, whose product MKFKLLLFIFLLLLQDIHAQNSKITGKIIDKQNLTPLAYANAILTSLSDSTILLGAVTNDKGKFEIEKIQKGKYNLALSFIGYQSIKFKDVIVSKGTLNIGAVGLKVLSENLNEVSVKSIKSPLCYKVDRKVINASSFPEANVALDLLENVPSLELSFEGELTYRGDGSFKVFINGHPVRNGVEKMQQLDASKIDKIEVITNPSAKYDAEGTAGIIQIILKKNRLEGYAITTSAQISTNDSRNFSLSIDKQSEKGGWYINGNASKYYWSDIEVDGSKINNYGHQQFMVDYHVDRKQSANNRYLEFGFNYDVTDKDYVDFNINVNPLLLGNDHKANGHFMEQTLQDGNEIESEEYDLINRNKSEYQYLGTTFDYQHSFTKNKDHLLSFYADYSTYLHQYIGQVIDTKIYDERIEKIGSQDTENNETFVSLKLCYTNKLSEKSSFEIGGQVDTDHIPKMTVTNGTYNSNDVITPIYNDPIDQEVVYKRDIYAGFATFKSRIGKFEYKLGARAEWTHRNSDYEYTNQHGERIKKPSGKDFGDFFPSAHLLYNITNEHQIGVSYSRRIQRPNYWPLAPFRTYEDSYSYAEGNENLMPSYSNSFELNYKKSWNKDFIGLELFAHQTSDVIQEYYRLESDYVSVSSKDNIGKSLSIGCGLMGGADLSSWWNINLSISMYHYRLDVDYENQNSKEEHLKIDSRLNNIITLPKNFTFKWDLKYKSPYVSAQSEREAYVFSNMALKKTMKDDRWQILLSVKNVFNSIKYKYTTKGNNFIFVDYYREKPSVMLKLTYNFDNQK is encoded by the coding sequence ATGAAATTCAAGCTATTACTATTTATTTTTCTTTTGTTATTGCAAGATATACATGCTCAAAACTCCAAAATTACTGGAAAAATAATTGATAAACAGAACTTAACACCACTAGCTTATGCCAATGCTATTTTAACTTCATTAAGTGATTCTACTATTTTGTTAGGAGCAGTTACGAATGATAAAGGAAAATTTGAAATTGAAAAAATACAAAAAGGAAAATACAATTTAGCATTGAGTTTTATAGGCTATCAATCTATTAAATTTAAGGATGTAATTGTGTCTAAAGGAACTTTAAATATTGGAGCAGTAGGTTTAAAAGTATTAAGTGAAAATTTAAATGAGGTAAGTGTAAAGTCTATTAAATCGCCTCTTTGTTATAAAGTAGATCGTAAGGTGATAAATGCTTCCAGTTTTCCTGAAGCAAATGTTGCCTTAGACCTTTTGGAGAATGTTCCATCTTTAGAACTTAGTTTTGAGGGAGAGTTGACTTACCGTGGCGATGGTAGTTTTAAAGTATTTATTAACGGACATCCGGTAAGAAATGGAGTGGAAAAAATGCAACAACTCGATGCATCTAAAATTGATAAAATTGAAGTTATTACAAATCCATCTGCAAAGTATGATGCTGAAGGAACAGCAGGAATCATTCAAATTATCTTAAAAAAGAATCGATTGGAAGGTTATGCGATTACAACTAGTGCTCAGATATCTACCAATGATTCCAGGAATTTTTCATTATCCATTGATAAGCAATCGGAAAAAGGAGGATGGTATATTAATGGGAATGCCAGTAAATATTACTGGAGTGATATAGAGGTTGATGGCAGTAAAATCAATAATTATGGGCATCAGCAATTTATGGTTGATTATCATGTAGATCGAAAACAATCAGCAAATAATAGGTACCTCGAATTTGGGTTTAATTATGATGTTACCGATAAAGATTACGTTGATTTCAACATTAATGTAAATCCATTATTGTTAGGTAATGATCATAAAGCAAATGGACATTTTATGGAACAAACTTTACAGGATGGAAATGAAATTGAATCTGAAGAGTATGATCTGATAAATAGAAACAAGAGTGAATATCAATATCTGGGTACAACATTTGATTACCAACACAGTTTTACAAAAAATAAAGATCACTTATTGTCTTTTTATGCCGATTATTCTACCTATTTGCATCAATATATAGGGCAGGTAATTGACACAAAAATATATGATGAAAGAATTGAAAAAATAGGCTCCCAGGATACGGAGAACAACGAAACTTTTGTGAGTTTAAAATTATGTTATACAAATAAATTGAGTGAAAAATCCTCTTTTGAAATTGGAGGACAGGTAGATACGGATCATATTCCAAAAATGACAGTTACAAATGGAACATACAATTCGAATGATGTGATTACTCCTATTTATAATGATCCGATAGATCAGGAGGTGGTGTACAAGAGAGATATTTACGCAGGATTCGCAACCTTTAAAAGTAGGATTGGAAAGTTTGAATATAAGTTGGGTGCCCGAGCTGAATGGACTCATCGAAATTCGGATTATGAATATACCAATCAACATGGGGAACGAATAAAGAAGCCTTCGGGTAAAGATTTTGGGGATTTCTTTCCAAGTGCTCACTTGTTATATAATATTACTAATGAACATCAAATTGGAGTCAGTTATTCGCGACGGATCCAAAGACCCAATTACTGGCCTTTGGCGCCCTTTAGAACCTATGAAGATAGCTATTCTTATGCGGAAGGAAATGAAAATTTAATGCCATCTTATTCCAATTCGTTCGAGCTGAATTATAAAAAATCATGGAATAAAGATTTTATTGGACTTGAATTATTTGCGCATCAAACATCTGATGTAATACAGGAATATTATCGATTAGAATCGGATTATGTGAGTGTTTCTTCGAAAGACAATATTGGAAAATCATTAAGTATAGGATGCGGACTTATGGGGGGTGCAGATTTATCTTCCTGGTGGAATATAAACCTTTCAATAAGTATGTATCATTATCGATTAGATGTTGATTACGAAAATCAGAATTCTAAAGAGGAACATTTAAAAATTGATTCCAGATTGAATAATATTATTACACTGCCTAAGAATTTTACCTTTAAATGGGATTTGAAATATAAAAGTCCTTATGTATCTGCACAATCGGAGCGTGAAGCTTATGTTTTTTCAAATATGGCCTTAAAAAAAACGATGAAGGATGATCGGTGGCAGATCTTACTATCAGTTAAAAATGTATTTAATAGCATAAAATACAAATACACAACTAAAGGCAATAACTTTATTTTTGTGGATTATTACAGAGAGAAACCATCCGTAATGTTAAAACTGACATATAATTTCGACAATCAGAAATAG
- a CDS encoding M13 family metallopeptidase has product MKKLTGGILGLGLALTIASGCSQQAPKGTGVIKKEDMNLSVKPGDNFFEYSNGTWMKNTPIPADKSRYGAFDILGENANEAVHILLEEAAKTVNAEKGSNLKKIQDFYATAMDVEKINQLGIKPLLPEFEKIAALKNATDLRKELIHLHKMGVSALFSAGVEQDMKNTSVNRMYLGEAGLSLSDRDYYVADNETSENIRKEFVKHIAKMFELIGEDVKVAQNNAERIMRFETRMAEKFNTRLENKNYPAMYNPKTVEVLEKEYPNFAWGTYFKEMGADIKEYVITTHPRYLAELNKILVEEKMSDIQLYLKWKVLDDAAGAVGSELEKQNFAFYGTILTGATEQQPRWRRMSKATGSVLGEAVGQLYVEKYFPPEAKERMDELVNNLKIALRGRIEKLKWMSDTTRAEALAKLDAFGVKIGYPEKWEDYSKLEVGTDSYIQNLWRAANFGFEKNVAKLGEPVDTEKWGMTPQTVNAYYHPLLNEVVFPAAILQPPFFYMNGDDAVNYGAIGVVIGHEMTHGFDDNGRRFDKDGNMRDWWAAEDVDKFNNRAQKLVDQFNGFYAFDDLHVDGKLTLGENIADYGGLTISLEAYKMALDGKEPADVEGFNHMQRFFLSYAKVWRGNIRDKYLRKLIKEDEHSPGRYRVNGGLFNIPEFYEAFEISESDPLYRTEEQRAQIW; this is encoded by the coding sequence ATGAAAAAACTAACAGGTGGTATTTTAGGGCTTGGTTTGGCTTTGACCATTGCTTCGGGATGTTCCCAGCAGGCGCCTAAAGGAACTGGTGTGATTAAAAAAGAGGATATGAATTTATCCGTAAAACCAGGAGACAATTTTTTTGAATATTCTAACGGAACATGGATGAAAAATACTCCTATTCCTGCAGATAAAAGTCGTTATGGTGCCTTCGATATATTAGGAGAGAATGCCAATGAAGCAGTTCATATTTTATTGGAGGAAGCTGCCAAAACAGTAAATGCAGAGAAGGGGAGCAACCTGAAAAAAATTCAGGATTTCTATGCTACGGCAATGGATGTGGAAAAAATTAATCAACTAGGTATCAAACCACTATTGCCCGAGTTTGAAAAGATTGCTGCTCTTAAAAATGCAACAGATTTGCGCAAAGAGTTGATTCACCTTCACAAAATGGGAGTAAGTGCTTTGTTTAGCGCAGGAGTTGAGCAGGATATGAAAAATACCTCTGTTAATAGAATGTATTTGGGTGAAGCAGGTCTTTCTTTATCGGATCGTGATTATTATGTAGCCGATAACGAAACCAGCGAAAATATCCGTAAAGAATTTGTGAAACACATTGCAAAAATGTTCGAGCTAATTGGTGAGGATGTAAAAGTTGCCCAAAATAATGCAGAGAGAATCATGAGATTCGAAACTCGCATGGCTGAAAAATTCAATACCCGATTAGAAAACAAAAATTATCCGGCAATGTATAATCCTAAAACCGTTGAAGTTTTAGAGAAGGAATATCCAAATTTTGCTTGGGGAACTTATTTTAAAGAAATGGGTGCCGATATTAAGGAATATGTAATTACTACTCATCCTCGTTATTTGGCAGAATTGAATAAAATATTGGTAGAAGAGAAAATGAGCGATATCCAATTGTATTTAAAATGGAAAGTTTTAGATGATGCAGCTGGCGCAGTTGGTTCTGAATTGGAGAAGCAAAATTTTGCATTTTACGGGACCATTCTTACTGGAGCTACCGAGCAACAACCACGTTGGAGACGCATGTCTAAAGCAACAGGTTCGGTTTTAGGTGAAGCAGTAGGCCAGTTGTACGTAGAAAAATATTTTCCTCCGGAAGCTAAAGAGAGAATGGATGAGTTGGTAAACAATTTAAAAATTGCTTTACGCGGAAGAATAGAGAAATTAAAATGGATGAGTGATACAACCAGAGCTGAAGCTTTAGCGAAGTTAGATGCTTTTGGTGTAAAAATTGGATATCCAGAAAAGTGGGAAGATTATTCAAAGCTAGAAGTGGGAACAGATTCATACATTCAGAATTTGTGGAGAGCTGCTAACTTTGGGTTTGAGAAAAATGTAGCAAAACTAGGTGAGCCGGTAGATACCGAAAAATGGGGGATGACTCCGCAAACCGTGAATGCTTACTATCATCCATTGTTGAACGAAGTAGTTTTTCCAGCTGCTATTCTTCAACCTCCTTTCTTTTATATGAATGGCGACGATGCTGTAAACTACGGCGCAATTGGTGTGGTTATTGGTCATGAAATGACTCATGGTTTTGATGATAATGGTCGCAGATTCGATAAAGATGGTAATATGAGAGACTGGTGGGCTGCCGAAGATGTGGATAAATTCAATAACCGAGCGCAAAAATTAGTGGATCAGTTTAACGGTTTTTATGCTTTTGATGATTTACACGTTGATGGTAAGCTGACTTTAGGTGAGAATATTGCCGATTACGGTGGATTAACCATTTCTTTAGAGGCATACAAAATGGCTTTAGACGGAAAAGAGCCTGCTGATGTTGAGGGTTTTAACCACATGCAGCGTTTCTTCCTTTCTTATGCAAAAGTGTGGAGAGGAAATATCCGCGATAAGTATTTGAGAAAACTTATTAAGGAAGATGAGCACTCACCAGGAAGATATCGTGTAAATGGAGGTTTGTTTAATATTCCCGAATTTTATGAGGCTTTTGAGATTTCGGAATCTGATCCTTTGTATCGTACAGAAGAACAAAGAGCTCAAATTTGGTAG
- a CDS encoding glycine betaine ABC transporter substrate-binding protein produces the protein MMKLKNLAILLFVALTISFSSCNNSGNKKAKSETKKEVNIFYPNWTEGIAFTYLAKAALEANGYAVELTNLAPGMIYGELSKDNSKGDVFLDAWLPNTHKDYWANYGDKLVKLGESFSEGTTGLVVPAYVTINSIEELNANKDKFNGKIIGIGAGAGIHANTLKAIDAYGLDLEQVTSSGPAMVASLEKAIKKEEWTVVTGWKPHFKWSKNDLKYLEDPKGIYPKDVCTIISRRGFDKDQPEAAKFFKNFNLKEAQLYALMAAIADKGEEAGATQWYTANKVMIDTWMK, from the coding sequence ATGATGAAATTAAAAAACTTAGCAATCCTATTATTTGTTGCATTAACTATTTCGTTTAGTTCTTGCAATAACAGCGGAAATAAAAAGGCAAAGAGTGAAACTAAAAAAGAAGTTAACATCTTTTATCCGAATTGGACAGAAGGAATTGCTTTTACATACTTGGCAAAAGCAGCTCTAGAAGCAAATGGTTATGCTGTTGAGCTAACTAACTTAGCACCAGGTATGATTTACGGAGAATTATCGAAAGATAACTCGAAAGGTGATGTATTTCTTGATGCATGGCTACCAAATACACATAAAGACTATTGGGCTAATTATGGTGATAAACTTGTAAAGTTAGGCGAATCGTTTAGTGAAGGAACCACAGGATTAGTTGTTCCTGCCTATGTTACCATTAATTCTATTGAAGAATTAAATGCCAATAAAGATAAATTTAATGGAAAAATTATTGGCATTGGTGCTGGCGCAGGTATTCATGCCAACACTCTAAAAGCAATTGATGCTTATGGATTAGATTTAGAACAAGTTACATCAAGTGGTCCCGCAATGGTAGCAAGCCTTGAAAAAGCAATTAAAAAAGAAGAATGGACTGTAGTAACAGGATGGAAACCTCATTTTAAATGGTCTAAAAACGATTTAAAATATTTAGAAGATCCTAAAGGTATCTACCCAAAAGATGTTTGTACAATTATCTCGCGAAGAGGATTTGACAAAGACCAACCTGAGGCGGCAAAATTTTTCAAAAATTTTAATCTTAAAGAAGCACAATTATACGCATTAATGGCAGCTATTGCTGATAAAGGCGAAGAAGCAGGTGCTACACAATGGTATACAGCTAACAAAGTAATGATTGATACATGGATGAAATAA
- a CDS encoding proline/glycine betaine ABC transporter permease — MEKLIDLGTYIESGINKLEENFSGLWGAIDEAISWTVNSMNELLLGIPFYIIIILVSFGAYYANAGKNAFKIEGLKKGSALAAFVIFGLLLVYAMDYWEESIQTTTLVIVSTIIALLFGIPLGIVAARSKVADVIIRPILDLMQTMPAFVYLIPAIFFFSVGNTPGVVATVIFSLPPAVRLTSLGIRNVPEDVIEAGRAFGATEKQILFKIQLPLAKPTILAGINQVILLALSMVVIASMVGAKGLGSIVYQGIQQNDIAKGFESGLGIVILAIILDRITQAIAKK; from the coding sequence ATGGAAAAATTAATTGATCTTGGTACATATATAGAATCGGGCATTAATAAACTGGAAGAAAATTTTTCCGGATTATGGGGAGCTATTGATGAAGCAATTTCGTGGACCGTTAATAGTATGAACGAACTACTACTTGGTATTCCTTTTTATATCATTATAATACTAGTAAGCTTTGGGGCTTATTATGCCAATGCCGGAAAAAATGCATTTAAAATTGAAGGATTAAAAAAAGGAAGTGCACTTGCTGCATTTGTAATTTTTGGTTTATTATTGGTTTACGCAATGGATTATTGGGAAGAATCTATACAAACAACCACCTTGGTTATTGTTTCAACCATAATTGCACTTTTGTTTGGTATTCCATTGGGAATTGTAGCGGCCCGAAGCAAAGTTGCCGATGTAATTATTCGCCCCATACTAGATTTAATGCAAACAATGCCAGCATTCGTTTATCTTATTCCGGCTATTTTCTTTTTTAGTGTAGGTAATACTCCAGGAGTTGTAGCTACTGTAATTTTCTCTCTCCCTCCTGCCGTACGTTTAACTAGTTTAGGAATAAGAAACGTTCCTGAGGATGTAATTGAGGCAGGAAGAGCATTCGGAGCAACCGAAAAACAAATATTATTTAAAATCCAATTACCCTTAGCTAAACCAACTATTTTGGCAGGAATCAATCAGGTTATATTACTGGCTTTATCCATGGTTGTAATTGCATCGATGGTAGGTGCTAAAGGCTTGGGTAGTATTGTTTATCAGGGAATTCAACAAAACGATATTGCAAAAGGTTTTGAATCGGGATTAGGCATTGTAATATTGGCCATAATTCTAGACAGAATAACACAAGCTATTGCAAAAAAATAA
- a CDS encoding glycine betaine/L-proline ABC transporter ATP-binding protein → MADKRKIKIKVEDLSLIFGKRKQEALTLLEKGISKEEILKKTKCTVGVNKVNFEIKEGEIFVIMGLSGSGKSTLIRCLNRLNEPTAGKVIFNEHDITRESNKELLETRRTEMSMVFQKFGLLPHRTILENAAFGLEIRGEEKLEREEKALIALETVGLKGYEHQFPSAMSGGMQQRVGLARALANDPEVLLMDEAFSALDPLIKSDMQDELLEIQNKLKKTIVFITHDLDEAIKIGDRIAIMKDGVVDQIGTAEEILTSPATEYVEAFVHKVDRKTIITAETLMFKKNTLVQIPKDGPKGAIRKMRTIGTDVLPVEDENKVFLGYVWLQDLLKLEKEISIEKALKTNVPSVYKSYSVEDMLPLITGVKYPLAVIGEETGKLLGLVSQTSLIIEATRFGKKEISELKERANEM, encoded by the coding sequence ATGGCGGATAAAAGAAAAATAAAAATTAAGGTTGAGGACTTAAGCTTGATTTTCGGAAAACGCAAACAAGAGGCTCTTACCCTGCTCGAAAAAGGAATTTCAAAAGAAGAAATTTTAAAAAAAACAAAATGCACTGTTGGGGTCAACAAGGTTAACTTTGAAATTAAGGAAGGTGAAATTTTTGTAATCATGGGTTTATCAGGTAGTGGAAAATCTACTTTAATCCGTTGTTTAAATCGCCTTAACGAACCTACAGCAGGCAAAGTTATTTTCAATGAGCATGATATTACTCGTGAATCGAATAAAGAATTATTGGAAACCAGACGAACAGAAATGAGTATGGTATTTCAAAAATTTGGTCTTTTACCACACAGAACGATTCTTGAAAATGCAGCTTTTGGATTAGAGATTAGAGGAGAAGAAAAGCTGGAAAGGGAAGAAAAAGCTCTAATAGCGCTCGAAACAGTAGGCTTAAAAGGATACGAACATCAATTTCCATCGGCAATGTCGGGAGGAATGCAGCAACGGGTAGGTTTAGCTCGTGCTTTAGCTAACGATCCAGAAGTATTGCTTATGGATGAAGCATTTTCGGCACTCGATCCGCTTATTAAATCGGATATGCAAGACGAGTTGCTGGAAATACAAAATAAGCTCAAAAAAACAATCGTATTTATTACTCACGATTTAGATGAAGCCATCAAAATTGGTGATCGCATTGCTATTATGAAAGATGGTGTTGTTGACCAAATTGGAACCGCCGAAGAAATTCTAACATCGCCAGCAACAGAATATGTTGAAGCATTTGTGCATAAAGTAGATCGTAAAACTATTATTACAGCCGAAACTCTTATGTTTAAAAAGAATACACTGGTGCAAATACCCAAAGATGGTCCCAAAGGAGCCATTCGTAAAATGCGAACAATTGGAACCGATGTTCTTCCTGTAGAGGACGAAAATAAAGTTTTTCTGGGTTATGTATGGTTGCAGGATCTTTTAAAACTGGAAAAAGAAATTTCAATTGAGAAAGCGCTTAAAACAAACGTACCTAGTGTATACAAATCTTATTCGGTAGAAGATATGTTACCTCTTATTACCGGGGTTAAATATCCTTTAGCAGTAATAGGAGAAGAAACTGGTAAACTACTTGGTTTAGTATCTCAAACCTCGTTAATTATCGAAGCTACACGATTTGGTAAAAAAGAAATAAGCGAACTAAAAGAACGAGCAAACGAAATGTAA
- a CDS encoding ribonuclease H: MNKLKIFKITLEIKAIDASKIKCLLYDKHESVNLTYCADKGNIVYDEENHFTEIIRKIQFQFEKVMRSAIKGKLSVNQRVSCVFIENFNFLNDIDYRNYIRVDRRNEKLDITTSKTGMKNIHKIYADGSHTCETRQSAYAGFIETPDGKQQIYKQTFNEGSSNMMELLGVMEGLQHLKGVNKIQVNTDSRFVIRGLVQWVHFWKHNNWQTAYGQEVKFAKYWQQINALCDGKIIEFRWIKGHSGDQNQDFCHQLAKESAQRVKYNTSNN, encoded by the coding sequence ATGAATAAATTGAAAATATTTAAAATTACATTAGAAATAAAAGCTATTGATGCTTCCAAAATTAAATGCTTGCTGTATGATAAACACGAGAGTGTTAACTTAACCTATTGTGCCGATAAGGGCAATATCGTTTATGATGAAGAAAATCATTTTACTGAGATTATTCGAAAAATTCAATTTCAGTTTGAAAAAGTAATGCGATCGGCCATTAAAGGTAAGTTATCTGTTAACCAAAGAGTAAGTTGTGTTTTTATAGAAAATTTTAATTTTCTGAACGATATTGATTATAGAAATTACATTCGTGTTGACAGGCGTAATGAAAAACTGGATATTACTACCAGTAAAACAGGAATGAAGAATATTCATAAAATATATGCCGATGGTTCGCATACTTGTGAAACCAGACAATCGGCTTATGCTGGTTTTATCGAAACTCCAGATGGAAAACAGCAAATTTATAAGCAGACATTTAATGAGGGAAGTAGTAATATGATGGAATTGCTTGGCGTAATGGAAGGTTTACAGCATTTAAAAGGTGTAAACAAAATTCAAGTAAATACCGATAGCCGTTTTGTGATAAGAGGACTTGTGCAATGGGTTCACTTTTGGAAGCATAATAATTGGCAAACTGCTTACGGACAAGAAGTAAAATTTGCAAAATATTGGCAACAAATTAATGCCCTTTGCGATGGAAAAATTATTGAATTTAGATGGATAAAAGGACATTCGGGAGATCAAAATCAAGATTTTTGTCATCAGTTAGCGAAAGAATCTGCTCAAAGAGTAAAATATAATACATCTAATAACTAG
- a CDS encoding DUF3859 domain-containing protein, protein MNIKIVDYGICRAIGETKKDDVPGSATGYFLHSDDMEFLKTTNIIYPRVGMSFGISYRFECDSIKAELVDFICRIRHPKLLNPISEECFIETTEAKDCYSDELGYDFYTFEYGWEIQLGEWIFEIIHDGKIMCKQVFMLRE, encoded by the coding sequence ATGAATATAAAAATAGTTGATTACGGAATTTGCAGGGCAATTGGAGAAACTAAAAAAGATGATGTTCCGGGTAGTGCAACAGGATATTTTTTGCATTCAGACGATATGGAGTTCCTAAAAACTACCAATATAATTTACCCCAGAGTAGGGATGAGTTTTGGGATAAGCTATAGGTTCGAATGTGATTCAATAAAAGCAGAACTTGTTGATTTTATATGTAGAATAAGGCATCCTAAATTGTTAAACCCAATAAGTGAGGAATGTTTTATCGAAACAACAGAGGCTAAAGATTGCTATAGCGATGAGTTAGGATACGATTTTTATACATTTGAGTATGGCTGGGAAATACAGTTGGGAGAATGGATATTTGAGATTATTCATGATGGCAAAATAATGTGTAAACAAGTATTTATGTTGAGAGAATAA
- the purU gene encoding formyltetrahydrofolate deformylase, with protein MSENNANAFLLFTCPDQNGIVAKITQFIYENNGNIIDLDEHVNQNQKFFSLRVVWNMSNSKIPASQLHEAFAPLAKKFNAHWRIEFSGKKQRVAIFVSKYDHCLQEIIWRYNMNEYDIEIPLIISNHPDLEHIAKAKNIPYYVFPINKENKAEQEAKEIALLKEYNIDLVILARYMQVLSPNFIDSFKNKIINIHHSFLPGFVGGNPYKQAYERGVKMIGATSHFVTEDLDEGPIIEQDIMRITHKDTIKDLIRKGRDLERIVLARALAYKAEHRIIVDGTRTIVFD; from the coding sequence ATGTCTGAAAATAATGCAAATGCTTTTTTACTTTTTACCTGTCCCGATCAGAATGGAATAGTTGCCAAAATTACTCAATTTATTTATGAGAATAATGGTAATATTATTGATTTAGATGAACATGTAAACCAAAATCAAAAGTTTTTTTCGCTACGTGTAGTTTGGAATATGTCTAATTCTAAAATACCAGCTTCACAATTACATGAGGCTTTTGCACCTTTGGCAAAAAAATTTAATGCCCACTGGAGAATTGAATTCTCGGGCAAAAAGCAGCGTGTTGCCATTTTTGTATCGAAATATGATCACTGCTTACAGGAAATTATTTGGCGGTATAATATGAATGAGTACGATATCGAGATTCCTCTTATAATTTCGAATCATCCTGATTTAGAACACATAGCAAAAGCTAAGAACATTCCTTATTATGTGTTTCCGATTAACAAAGAAAACAAAGCAGAACAAGAAGCCAAAGAAATAGCTCTATTAAAAGAATATAATATCGATTTAGTTATATTGGCTCGTTATATGCAAGTACTTTCTCCTAATTTTATTGATTCTTTCAAAAACAAAATTATCAATATCCATCATTCTTTTCTTCCAGGTTTTGTAGGCGGAAATCCATATAAGCAAGCTTATGAGCGTGGCGTAAAAATGATTGGGGCTACCAGTCATTTCGTTACCGAAGATCTGGATGAAGGACCAATTATCGAACAAGATATTATGCGTATTACACACAAAGATACAATTAAGGACTTAATCCGTAAAGGTAGAGATTTGGAGAGAATTGTACTGGCTCGCGCCTTGGCCTATAAGGCCGAACATCGTATTATAGTTGATGGTACACGAACAATTGTATTTGATTAA
- a CDS encoding 6-phosphofructokinase — translation MKDSVVILCGGGPAPGINTVISSVGKVFLRNGYRVIGLHKGYKGLFSEDRNMEDLNFATLDNIFTKGGSYLKMSRFKPTDKDFTTKFFVENNVKLLVTVGGDDTASTANRISKYLGDNNVNISNIHVPKTIDNDLPLPEGTPTFGFHSAKDEGVKIATTVYEDARTSQNWFVLAAMGREAGHLAFGIGSACHFPMIIIPEMFNKTNISADKIAQLVISSIIKRRILGLNYGAAVISEGVFHFMSDEEIESTGVNFTYDAHGHPELFNVSKSHVFNMLIQRKIKSYGLNIGTRPVELGFGLRCCRPIGFDLNLCTLLGDGVYTLFKQGHSKCMVTVDPKGDASPLFLKDVEDENGKVKPRLVDIDSQKVQSIVNYNLHYLTEDDLESAREFLPDAENYLFKNILNWK, via the coding sequence ATGAAAGATTCTGTTGTTATTTTGTGTGGTGGTGGTCCAGCTCCTGGAATTAATACCGTTATTAGTAGTGTTGGTAAAGTATTTTTAAGAAATGGATACAGAGTAATCGGGTTACATAAAGGTTATAAAGGCTTATTTTCTGAAGACAGAAATATGGAAGACCTTAACTTTGCTACTCTTGATAATATTTTTACAAAAGGTGGTTCTTATTTAAAAATGAGTCGTTTTAAACCTACCGATAAAGATTTTACGACAAAATTCTTTGTAGAAAATAATGTAAAACTTTTAGTAACAGTAGGTGGAGACGATACAGCTTCTACTGCAAACAGAATCAGTAAATATCTTGGCGATAACAATGTAAATATCTCAAATATTCATGTTCCTAAAACCATAGATAATGATTTACCTTTGCCAGAAGGAACTCCTACTTTTGGATTTCATTCGGCTAAAGACGAAGGTGTAAAGATTGCAACAACGGTTTATGAAGATGCCAGAACATCTCAAAATTGGTTTGTGCTAGCCGCAATGGGACGCGAAGCCGGTCATTTGGCTTTTGGAATTGGTTCTGCCTGTCATTTTCCAATGATTATAATTCCTGAGATGTTTAACAAAACAAATATCTCGGCCGATAAAATTGCACAATTGGTTATTTCATCAATAATTAAACGCAGAATATTAGGCTTAAACTATGGTGCTGCAGTTATTAGCGAAGGTGTTTTTCACTTTATGAGCGATGAGGAAATTGAAAGTACTGGCGTAAACTTTACCTACGATGCTCATGGACACCCAGAATTATTTAACGTAAGTAAATCTCATGTTTTTAATATGTTAATTCAGCGTAAAATTAAATCATACGGATTAAATATTGGAACTCGTCCGGTTGAATTAGGTTTTGGTTTGCGTTGCTGCCGACCTATTGGCTTCGATCTAAACCTTTGTACCCTATTGGGCGATGGTGTATACACATTATTTAAACAAGGGCACTCAAAATGTATGGTTACTGTTGATCCTAAAGGTGATGCTTCTCCTTTATTCCTAAAAGATGTGGAAGATGAAAATGGTAAAGTAAAACCTCGTTTGGTTGATATAGATAGTCAGAAAGTTCAATCTATCGTAAATTATAATCTTCATTATTTAACAGAAGATGATTTAGAATCAGCTCGGGAATTTCTTCCTGACGCCGAAAACTACTTATTTAAGAATATACTAAACTGGAAATAA